The following DNA comes from Streptomyces pristinaespiralis.
GGTGACGAGGACGACGGGCACACCGTATTCGGCGACGACGTGGGCGTTGAGCAGGCCCTCGCTCGCGCGGACGCCGTTCAGCCAGACGCCGGTGATCGAGTTGGCGAGGTAGGTGTGGGCGAGGACGCCTTCGGAGCCGGCGCCGGTGTGGTAGCCGATGAAGGCGATGCCGTCGACGTCGCCGTGCTGGACGCCCTCGACCATGGACAGCGACTTGTGACGCCCGGTGAGCATCTGGGCGCGCTCGTCGAGTTCCTCGAGGAGCAGGTTGCGCATCGTCCAGTGCGCTTCGTTGATCAGCACCTCGTCGGCGCCGCCGTCGAAGAAGCCGAGGACGGCCGCGTTGACGTCGGAGGTGAACATGGAGCGGCAGCGTTCCCACTGGGGTGTGCCGGGCAGGACGTCGGCCGGCCATGTCACCCCCGTGGCACCCTCCATGTCGGCGCTGATGAGGATCTTCACGGCTCTCTCCGTTCCACCACGGCCACGCTGCCAGAAGTGCACCTTACGACAGCGTGGCCGTGGAGCGGAGGGGCTGGTCACCCCGCGTTCCGGCCGCTCCGGCAGGCGGCCGGGCGCGGGCCGCTAGCCGAGTACCTTCTCCAAGGAGGCGAGGGCCGAGCCGAGTTCCTCACGGGTGATGGTCAGCGGCGGCGCGATCCGGATGGTGGACCCGTGGGTGTCCTTCACGAGGATGCCCTCGGCCATCAGCCGTTCGCTGATCTCCCGGCCGCTGCCGATGGCCGGGTCGACGTCGACGCCCGCCCACAGACCGCGGGAGCGGAAGCCGACGACGCCCTTGCCCACCAGCCCGGTGAGCCCGTCGCGCAGCACCTCGCCCAGCTCGGCGGCCCTGCGCTGGAACTCTCCGGTGGCCAGCAGGTCGACCACGGCGGAACCGACCGCAGCGGCCAGCGGGTTGCCGCCGAAGGTGGAGCCGTGCTCGCCGGGACGCAGCACGCCCAGCACGTCCCGGCGTGCGACGACCGCGGAGACGGGGACGATGCCGCCGCCGAGGGCCTTGCCGAGGAGCAGCATGTCGGGGACGACCGACTCGTGGTCGACGGCGAGGGTCGTGCCGGTGCGTCCGAGGCCGGACTGGATCTCGTCGGCGATGAACAGGCAGCCGGCCCGCCGGGTCAGCTCGCGCACGCCGGCGAGGTAGCCGTCGTCGGGGATGAGCACGCCCGCCTCGCCCTGGATCGGCTCGATGAGCACGGCGGCCGTGGTCTCGTCGATCGCGTTCTCGAGCGCGGCCAGGTCGTTGTAGGGCACGATGCGGAAGCCGGGCGTGAAGGGGCCGAAGCCGCCGCGCGCCGTCTCGTCGGTGGAGAAGCTGACGATGGTGGTGGTGCGGCCGTGGAAGTTGCCGTCGGCCACGATGATCGTGGCCCGGTCGGGTGCGACGCCCTTGACCTCGTAGGCCCATTTGCGGGCGACCTTGACGGCGCTCTCGACGGCCTCCGCGCCGGTGTTCATCGGCAGGGTCATCTCGAGGCCGGTGAGCTCGGCGAGGCCCTCGGCGAAGCCGGCGAGCCGGTCGTTGTGGAAGGCGCGCGAGGTGAGGGTGACCTCGTCGAGCTGGCGGTGGGCGGCGGCGACGAGGCCGGGGTGGCGGTGGCCGAAGTTGAGCGCCGAGTAGCCGGCCAGCATGTCGAGGTAACGGCGGCCCTCGACGTCCTCGACCCAGACGCCCTCCGCGCGTGCGACGACGACGGGCAGCGGGTGGTAGTTGTGCGCCAGCGCCGTGTTCTCGGCGCGGATGAGCTCCTCGGAGGAGCGCTGCGTGCGTACGGGGGTGAGAGTCATGCGCGGATCTCCTGAGTGCAGCACTTGATGCCGCCGCCGGCCTTGTGGAATTCGGACATGTCTACGGGGACGGGCTCGTATCCGTGCGCGGCGAGCTGTCCGACGAGTGCCTCGGCCTGCGGGGCCACCAGGACGTGGCGGCCGTCGGACACGGAGTTGAGGCCGAAGGCCATGGCGTCCTCGCGGGTGGCGACCACCGCGTCGGGGAACATCCGCCGCAGCACCGCGAGGCTGCCCGGCGAGAACGCCTCCGGGAAGTAGGCGATGTTCGCGGGGTGCCCGTCGCTCCCGTCGTCGAGGACGAACAGGGCCGTGTCGAGGTGGTAGAAGTACGGGTCGACGAGCTGGAGCCCGATCACCGGTACGCCGAAGAACTCCTGCACCTCGCGGTGTGCCTCGGTGGTCGTACGGAATCCGGTGCCGGCCAGGATGTGGCCGCCGACGGGGACGAGGTCGCCCTCCCCCTCGCACACCGACTCCGGCCGGTGCACGTCGAACCCTGCGACCTTGAACCAGGCCGCGTACGCCTCTTCCTCCAGCCGGCGCTGCGGCGCGTGGAAGCGGGAGCCGAAGACCTTGCCGTCGAGGACCAGCGCGCAGTTGGCGGCGAAGACCATGTCGGGCAGTTCGGCGTGGGGCTCCACGGACTCGACCTTGTGGCCGAGAGCGCGGTAGGCGTCGGTCAGGGCGTTCCACTGGGACCGTGCGAGGTCCTGATCGACCTCGCTGTTCCCGCTCATCCACGGGTTGATGGCGTACTTCACGTCGAAGTAACGGGGTTCGCAGACCAGGTAACGCCTGGGGCGAGGCACGCGGCTGGGTGGCACCCGGGGTTCCTCCCGATTCCTGAGATGGCCGGTGACGACCGGTGACGACCGGTGACGTCTCAACGGTAGGAATCGGGAGGTTCGGGCGACAAGGAACAAGCGCTGCGTGTATGCGCAGCATTCCTGCGTCGTGCGGCCCCTCGGCGGCGTTTCGCGTCGCAGGACCGGTCGACACCACCCGTTCGGGCTACGCGGGCGGCGCGCCGTACCAGCGCCAGATGGCGGGGCGTGGCCGCCCGGGGAGGTCGGTGCGGCCGGTGCACCAGAGCAGCGCGGGCCAGGGGGCGGTGTCCGCGGGGGCGTCGGGGAACAGCCGGGCGAGCACCCGCGAGCAGATGCCGGCGGGCGGCTCCCAGGTGAGGCCGAGCCCTGCCGCGATGTCGTGGGTGTGCACCAGGGTCTCCACGATGCCCATCGCGGCGAAGCCCTCGGGATCGGACGCGCCGAAGACATGGTGGGAACGCACCCCCGGCGAGGTCGTGCGCACCATGGCGACGAGCAGCGCGCCGCCGGCCTCCAGCACCTCGAGCAGCCCGTCGGGGCCGGCGGCGCGGTCGGCGTGGACGGAGTTGGCCGGGCCACCGGGCCGGCGGCTCCCGTAGGAGAAGGCCACCTCACGGTCCTGCGGCGGGGTGCGGGGGCCGAGTTGGACGGCGTAGGCGAAGAGGTCGTCGGCAAGGTGCTCGACGGTCTCCCAGCAGGTCCACTCCAGCGTGCCCGCGTTGCCGTCCCAGGCCGTCCCGGGCACCTGGCGGAGGGCGGCCACGGCGAGCTGCACGGCGTGGTCGAGGTCGTCGGCGGTGACGGGAGGGCGGCCGTTCACCGCTCGAACGCAGACGTGGTCGCGACGTGGTGCTCGGCGTCGTCGGGCCCCGGGACCGGGCCGGCTCCCGGCTCGACGGCGGGTTCGGTCCGCAGGAACGCGGCGTCCCGTGTCGGTTCGCCGGGGGCGTGGAGCCCGGGCTCGTCGTCCGTGCACACCCGGCGGGAGAGGCGCGCTTTGTCGTACGCGGAAAAGGCAGGCATGGGCCGAGACCTTTTCACCGGCGGTCCGCCGGGGGCAACCGTGTTTGTGCGCGGGAGGTCACACGCCGGCGTCGCCGCTCGTCGCGGCCCGGCCGGCGCCGGCCTCCGGGCTGCCGGTCAGCAGGTGGGACAGCACCATGTAGCTGATGGTCTTGCGGATGAACGGCTCGGCCCGGATGCGTTCGAGGACCTCCTCGAAGTGCTCGACGTCCGTCGCCCGGACATGCAGCAGCGCGTCCGCGCCGCCGGTCACCGTCATCGCGGCCGTGATCTCCGGGTGGTTGCGCACGACCTCGGCGAGGCGCCGGGGCGGGGCCGCGCCGTCGCAGTACACCTCCACGTAGGCCTCCGTGGCCCAGCCGAGGGCGGCGGGGCGCACCGTGGTGGTGAAGCCGGTGATGATGTCGTTCTCGCGCATCCGGTCGACCCGGCGTTTGACCGCCGTGGCCGACAGGCCGATCGCCGTGCCGATCTCCGTGAAACTGGTCCGCGCGTTCGCCACCAGGGCCGCGACGATCTTGCGGTCGAGCTCGTCGAACGGCGCGGATCTGTTCGTCATCTCAAGGTTCCTCCGGACGGCCCTGTCGCGCGCGGACCCTATCGGAAGATGGCCATGGCCTGCACTTCCAGCACCGCCTCCTCGGCGTTCCAGTCCTGGACCTTGCCGAGGCAGCGGGCGGAGAACGTGCCGGACGGCACCTCGTTGCGCAGCCCTTCCGTGGCGCAGGTGACCCGCACGCGCGGCCCCTGGGAGGCATCGTCGGGGTCGCCGTAGGGCGCGAGGAGCACCGTGGACTCGTCCGACCTGCTGATCTTGCGGAACCGGCCGCGGATGAGGACGAAGTCCTCGATGTCGCGCAGCCGTACGTCCTGCTGGGAGGACCGGCCCTCGCCGCCGGGCCGGTTCGCCAGTGCCCGGGTGAGTGCCGCGTTCCGTCTGACCGTGCCGCCCGCGAGGTCGACATGGACGATGACGTCGTTCTCCTCGAGCACGTCCATGATGATCCCGATCACCGAGATGGGTTCCGCGACCTCCATGTACTTGCTGACGATCTCGCTGTTGTCACGTCTCCCGCCGCCGGCGCTCAAACCGAAGACGGTGGCTCTGATGGTGCCGTCCTTGCTGTCGCTGGTCCGCTGCTCGACCTCCCTGCGCAGCGCCGCCGCGTAGCCGCGCATCTGGTAGTGGTCCATGACGGACCGGTCGTGGAGGTAGAAGCAGATGCTGTAGGTGAGGTTGCGGGCCCCGCCGCGCCGGCCTCCCGCCAGCCGTGCGACGGCGAGGACGAGCAGCGCCCCCGCCCCTGCCGCCGTCAGGAGCCACAGCAGCATCCAGGGCCACCAGACGCTCCACCACATCTCAGTGAACACACCCACGGATCTCCTTGAACGCGCTGAGGAGGGACCGGTCGGTGGCGTCGACCATGCGGCCGCCCGTCGCCCGTGCCCCTCGGTCGAGTTCCCTCGTGTCCGCCTCGCCGTAGCGGATCGTGTACGTACGCACCCGGCGGGCGTCCTCCGGCAGCCTTGCGTGCGCGCGGACGAAGGCGTCCACGTCCATTCCGGCGTTGTTCTCGCCGTCCGTCATCAGGACGATGGAGACCCGTCGTTCCGGCCGGTCGACGAGATCGCGGGCCACGGCGCGGTAGGCGTGGTCGAGGGAGGACCAGATGGCGGTGGATCCGGCGAAGTCGTCGGACGCCACGACGCCGCGCAGCCGGTCCAGGTCCCGCGGCCCGTCGTAGGTGATGTTCCGCTCCTCGAGCACGCGCCCGCCGAACCGCATCACGGTGAGCGTCTCGCCCCGGTAGAAGCGGACGAATTTCCCCGAGGGCGAGTCGTCGCCGCCGGCGAGACCGTCGATGGTCTCGCGCAGTGCGGTGATGCGTTCGCCGCGCATCGAGCTGGAGAAGTCGAGGACGAAGATCACCTGGGCGGCCCGGTCCCGCTCGGGGTCCCCGTAGTCCGCGAGGAGCCGGTCGACGACCTTCTGGTCGTCGGGGAAGTACAGAGCGTTGCCGACCGGCTCGCTCAGCCGGTCGATCCGGGGCACCCCGGGGTCGATCGGCCGTCGCAGGGTGCGTTCCATGATCTTCTTCTGGACGGGTCCGCTGCGCAGCCAGTCGACCAGCCTGTCGTAGGCCGCCCGTTTGGACGGGTCGAGCAGCAGCAGCGGATAGTCGGAGAGCACCATTCCGTCCCTGGGATAGACGATCTCCAACGGTTCGCGGAGCTTGCCGCTGCTGTTGAGCGCCAGCAGTTCGGACTCGTAGGTGATCAGCCCGTTCAACTCGTCCTGTCGCGCGGCGTAGCCGTCGGCGAGCTTCCCGGAGGCGTCGCCGGTGAGGAGGTGTCCGGCGAAGAAGCCGTGCAGCCGCTCGCAGGAGACGTCCTGCGGACGCAGGGCGGTGCCCGTGCCCGCGGCGGCCGTCGCCACGCCGACGAGGGCCGCGAGGCCGCTGTTGGTGTGCCGCGGGTCGGCCATGCCGAAGCGCAGCGATCCGTCCGCGGCGGCGTCGGCGGCGTCCGCCCAGGAGATCCGGCCGCCCGCCGCGGCCTTGCGCAGCCGGTCCGCGGTGGCCCGCTTCACGCCGAGGACGACGGGCGAGCGCATGATGTTGGTGGCCAGCGGTTTCTCCCCGTGCCCGCCGTTCGCCTTGGCCTTGAGCAGGTAGTAGCGGTCGGAGGAGAGCCAGGCGACGTCGTACCGGGGGCGGCCTTCGTGCGCCGCGAGTTCGTTGCTGGCGTCCACCGTGCCGCGGTGGTCCGTCTCGAGCGTGATCCCGGTGTCGCGGCGCAGGTCGTCGAGCAGGGGGGCCATGTCGGCGAGTTCGGAACTGGCCAGCATCCGCAGGGTCACCGGCTCGGGGCGGCCGGGCGCGCAGGCCGTGGCCGCGGCGAGCCAGAGGCCCGCCATGCACAGGGCGATCAGGGCGGTCAGCCGGCGCCGCGGCCCCATCAGGGCCGCCCCGGCAGGACCTCGGCAGGGGGACAGTCGCCCACGACGGAGATCATCCTCTCCAGGTAGCGAAGCCTCGGCATGGCGGTCCGGGTGTCGTCGCCCTCCGTGGCGGGGGCGGGGATGCCGCGGTCCTCGAGGAAGCGCGTCAGCTGGTCCCCTGCGACCTGCCCCGTCGGATCGAGGATCCGGAAGCCCAGCTCCATGGCGCGCTGCCGCAGTTCGGGATCGTGCGTGATCAGCTCACCGAGCCGGTCGCCGTCCTCGTTGAGGGCGATGAACTGCGGCTGGGTGACGAACTGTCCGGAGGGGTAGAGAAGGACCCGCTGCTCGTCGAGCTTCTTCGACCGGGCCTTGTAGTTCAGCTGGTAGGCGAGGTACTGGTGCTCGTAGGCCACAACCACGGGCGCGATGTTCTTGCCCTCCGGCGACACATAGGTGCGGAACACGTCCGCGGCGGGCAGGCCCTGTTCCATCAGGTGCTTTATCGCGCGTCCGCGCGCGTCGGCCTCCTGATCGGTGTCGGGCACCTCCTCGCCGTCACCGTGCCAGGTGAACGCCACCAGGGCCAGGTAGGTGCCGGCCGAGTTGGAACCGCAGACGTCGGGGGTCTGCGCGACGATGCGGTTGGCGTTGGCGATGCCCTGCCGCTCGATGCCGATGTCGTCCCAGCGCTTCTTGTCGTGGATGTGGCGCAGGAAGCCGGCCATGTCCAGGACGTAGTAGGGCGGCTGGTCCGCGTCCGATCCGGTCCCCCGGTGCGCCTTGGCCACGCCCGCCTTCTCCAGGGTCCTGGCGTACTCCCGGTAGGTGGCCAGCACGATCGGGCTGACGAAGGGGCGGTGCACCTTGGCGTACTGGTTGCTCTTGGCCCGTTCGGCGGTGATCAGGTCCCCGGCGGGCTGGCCGGAGGGGAAGACGAAGTCGTACGAGGAGATGTCCCGGATCGCGACCTCGCGCGAGCCCGACGCCGTGATGTGCACCCGTATGTGATGCTTCATCAGGATCCGCTGGACCTCTTCGTCCTCGAAGAAGTCCCGCTTGGACGCCATCTTCCCTTCCAGGGTGATGACACCCTGGAAGGGCAGCAGGACGTTCCCGGACACGGCCAGCACGCCGACGCCCGTCAGCACGGCGGCCAGCAGGGGCAGTACGACGAGGAGGAAGCCGCGTCTCGACCATGACGAACGCGATTCACGCCTGATGCCCAGCCGCGGTTCCGCCGTGACCCGTCTCTCTCCCACAGCCACGGGCGCTCCCCCTTCGTCCCCCGCGTCACCTCGGGAACAGCCTTACCCTTCCGGGCGGCTCCCATCCGACGACACGGCCAACATTCGGTGAACAACTCCGTTGGCACGGCGCGCTGTTGAGGCTCGGCGCCCCGGTCAGCCGTCGGCCAGGCGGACGGTGCTCAGGACCTTGGCGACGACCGTGTCCGGCACCTCGTCCCCCACCCCCTTCGCTCCCACGAACGTCCAGGAGACGATGTCGCCCTTCGGGTTCTTGAAGGCGAAGGCGGTCGCCTTGCCGTCGCTGTCGCACTTGCCCTCGGGTTCGACGCCCGTGGAGGAGGCGGTCGCCACACTGCCCGTGATGCCGGAGGCGGTGGTGTACGGCTCGGCCGCGCCCTTGGTCACCTTGGCCTTGTCCGGCTGCGTGTAGCCGCCGTACACCCACAGGGAGGCGTTGTCCCGGGCGGCCTCCTGCGGCGTCTTCGCGCCGCGTTCGGCACGGGAGCCGGCGGCGGCGAGCCAGGTCTCGTCCGACGAGCCGTCGAGGTCCGCGTCGGCGACGCACCACTTCTCCTTGAGCATCGCCGGGGCGGAGAAGCCGACGAGGGGGATCTCCTCCGGGTCGGCGTCGTCGGCGACATAGGTCGCCCAGGACGCCGGCTTGAGGCCCCACTCGGGCGGCACGTCGAAGACGATGCCGGTCCTCGGGTTCGTCACGGCCCGCCAGCCGGGCACGGTCGGCTGCTCGCCGGCGTCCGTACGGGCGTCGTCCGCCACAGGTGCGGATGAGGACGGAGCGGGCGGGCGGGCGCTGTCGTCACCGTCGCCGCCGAGGACCAGATATCCGGTGACCGCGGCGGCCACGACGACGACCGAGGCCGCGACCACGGCGACGACCGTGGCGCTCCCGCGGCGATCTCGGCCCGACACGGCGGGGCCGGCGGGCTGCGTGGGCATGTCCCACGGCTGCTGCGGGCCGCCCGGCGGCCCGTAGGAACCGGGTCGCGGGTGGCGCGGGTCCTGCCCGCCTTCCGGGTGCTGCTGTCCAGGCCTCATGTGCAGCAACCCTAGATCGCGCCCCGGACCGCCCTACGGGAGGGCCAGTTCGAACCAGACCGTCTTGCCGCCCGCCGTGCGGCTGGTGCCCCACTCCCGCGACAGGGCGCTCAGTACGCGCAGGCCGCGACCGCCCTCGTCGTCGGGGCGGGCGTCCAGCAGGGTCGGCAGGGTGTGGTCGTCGTCCGCCACCTCGCACAGCAGGGAATCGGCCCGTACGAGCCGCAGTTCGGCGCGGCGGCCGAAGGCGTGCCGCACCGCGTTGGCGACGACCTCGCCGACCAGGAGTTCCGCCGTGCCGGTGAGCGGCCCGAGACCCCAGGCGTTCAGCTGTCCGCGCACCAGCCGCCGCGCCCTCGCCGCCTCCCGCGGTTCGAGCGAGAGCTCCCAGGTGGCGACGGAGCCGGGGTCGATGCCGTTCAGCCGGGCCATCAGCAGGGCGACGTCGTCCTTGCGCCCGCCGCGCGTGTTCAGCGCGCGGATGATGGTGTCGCACGCCTCGTCCATCGACGCCGCGGGATGCGCGGCGGACTCGCAGAGCGTCGCGAGACCCACCCCGATGTCCTCGCCGCGCACCTCCACCAGCCCGTCGGTGCACATCACGAGCCGGTCGCCGGGCGACACCGCGACGCGGACACTGCGGAAGGGCACCCCGCCGACCCCGATGGGCGCTCCCGACGGCAGCTCCAGCAGTTCGCTGCGGCCGTCGGCGGCGCGGACGATCACCGGGGGCACATGGCCCGCGTTGGCCAGTTCCAGTTCGCCGCGGACCGGGTCGTACACCGCGTAGACGCAGGTGGCCAGGTAGTGCTCGCCGAGGCGCTGGGCAAGGTCGTCGAGGTTGCGCAGGAGCTGGGCGGGCGGCAGGTCGAGTGCCGCCATCGTCTGCACCGCGGTGCGCAACTGGCCCATCATGGCTGCGGAGTTGAGACCGTGGCCCATCACGTCGCCGACGACGAGCGCGGTGCGCGAGCCCGGCAGCTTGACGGAGTCGAACCAGTCCCCGCCGACCCGGCCCAGCTGCGTGCCCGGCAGATAGCGGGTCGCGGTGTCGCAGCCGGCCGTGCGCGGGGCGACCTGCGGCAGCATCGAGTCCTGGAGCGTCTCCGCGACGTTCTCCTGGTAGGTGTACATACGGGCGTTGTCGAGCACCAGCCCGGCGCGGGCGGCCAGTTCGGCGCCGGTGACCCGGTCCATGTCGTTGAACAGGGGCCGTTCGGGGTGGCGCAGCAGGATCATGCAGCCGAGGACCACGTTGCGTGCCTTGAGCGGTGCGACCAGCATGGACCGGCCGTTGATCAGCGGGCGCATGTCCCGCTTGTCGAACTGCTCGGCCATGGCGTTGCCCATCTCCTCCGTGATGCGCGGCACCAGGACGGGCTCACCGCTGACCATGCACCGGAAGAACGGGGTGTGGGCGGGGAACGGCATGGACTCGCCGACGGGGACGACGTCGTCCCAGCGGCCGGGCTCGTCGACGTGCTCGAACGCCACCCGGTGCCACATGGTCGTCGCGTCGGGGTCGCCGTCGCAGAAGCCCTCGCCGGCGACGACCTCCTCCCGCAGATAGGTGCAGGCGACGTCGCTGAACCGGGGCACGATCGCGGAGCTGATCTCCCGGATCGTCCGGGCGAGGTCGAGCGAGGAGCCGATCCGGCCGCTGACCTCGTTCAGGAACTCCAGCCGCTCGCGCACCGCCGCGTATTCGAGGTCCTGCTCGAGGTCCGCCTCCTCCACGGGATGCCCGGCCGCGAGGGCCTGCTCCGTCACCTGCTGCCGTGCCCTGCGCGCGGCGCGGCGCGGCACGCCCCAGTCGGGGGTGACGGGCACCCGGTCGTGGTGGCTGAACTCGAGGACCGGGTAGCCGAGGTCGAGGATCCGGGAGACGATCCGCGTCGACTCCCGCACGCTCATGCTGGGCAGGATCTCGGGGAGCCGGCGCGCCAGTTCCTCCGCCCCGGGGAACTCGGTGTGCAGCGCGAAGCCCGGCGCGATCCGTTCGACGCCGCCCTCGTCGGTGCCGAGCCGTCCCGCGTCAGCGGCGAGGAAGAGCAGCCGCTCCTCGCCGGGGCCCACCATCGGATACGCCCACCACAGCACGTCGACGCGGTCCTGGCCCAGCTCGGAGACACGGGCGCGGCCGGCCGTCGGATAGGTGGTGAGACCGCCCAGGCGGGCGTCCAGGCCCTGGCCGAGTCCGCTGTACGCGCTGCATCCAGGGCAGGGGCCGATGCCGTCGCCGCCGTACTCTCCGTCGTGGTCGCACTCCTGACCGGTCAACGCGCCCGAGATGGGCAGCAGTTCGACGGCCGGACGCCCGACCGCCTCGGCCCTTGCGGGACCGAAGAGCCGGCGCGCACCGGTGGACCAGTGCGACACCAGGCCGTCACCGTCCACGACGATCACGGCAAGCGGAATGCGACCGGCCACGGGGTACCGCTGCCGGGGCACCGACGGAACGCCACTGTCCATGGGTGGATGGCTCCTTCCCCGCCGCCGGGATCCAACGGCCTCGTTCACCACGGTAGGGGTATCTCCGCGCCGGGCGCCGGGCGTTGGCGGAAGAGGTCGTGCGCCCGGCGCGAAGCCGGCGAGCGGACGAGCGGGCGCGGACCCCTCGGGGCGCCGGCGCGCCGCGCTGTACGCGCCCCCGCACGCAGCGGGTGGGAAGGGGCGCCGCGGGGCCTGACGTCAGTCGGCGTGACCGAGTTGCAGGTCGCGCTCGGTGCGTCCGCCGCCGGCGACCTGGAGCACGGTCGCGACCGGCGGGTAGCCCGACGCGATGACCGTGTACTCGCCCGACGACAGGTCCACGAAGCGGAATGTCCCGTCGGGACCGGTGGTGAGGGTGTCGACCACGTTGCCGGCCGCGTCCAGCAGGGTCACGCGGGCGTCGTCGACGGGCCGGCCGTCGCCCGCACGCACGGTGCCGCGCAGCACGGCCCCGCCGGCCAGTTCGATGTCCTGGCGGGTCTCCCGGGACGCCTGCACGCTGACGGGGTGCGCGGCGGGCCGGAAGGCGGGGGCGCTGGCCGCCAGGGTGTACTCCCCCGCCACCAGTTCGCTGATCACATAGCCGCCCTCGCGCCCGCTGCGGGTGGAGGCCACCACGTCGCCGCGCACGTCGGTGAGGGTGACGGCCGCGTCCCGTACGGGGCTGCCGTCGGCCGTGACGACGACCCCGGCGAGGCGCCCGGCGCCGCCGAGGACCACGTCGAGGTCGACGGGCCGCTCGCCGACGGTGACCGTGACGGCCTGCGGCTGGTGGCCGCCCGCCGCCGCGATCATCACGTACGCCCCCGGGCCGGGTGCGCTCAGCGCGTACCGGCCGTCCTCGCCGCTCGCACCGCGGCCGATCTGGGTTCCCTGCACGTCGATCAGGGTCAGCGCGGCGCGCGGGACGCTGGTGCCGTCGTGGTGCTGGACGGT
Coding sequences within:
- a CDS encoding M55 family metallopeptidase is translated as MKILISADMEGATGVTWPADVLPGTPQWERCRSMFTSDVNAAVLGFFDGGADEVLINEAHWTMRNLLLEELDERAQMLTGRHKSLSMVEGVQHGDVDGIAFIGYHTGAGSEGVLAHTYLANSITGVWLNGVRASEGLLNAHVVAEYGVPVVLVTGDDLTCEDALGYAPGALKVAVKDHVSRYAAVCRTPARTAADIRAAAKEAAALAVRGAPVEGGPFTVELEFDAEHLAAAATVVPGVARARGERRVVYTSGTMYEGIRTFKAVTTIVSAAVEEQYG
- the rocD gene encoding ornithine--oxo-acid transaminase, yielding MTLTPVRTQRSSEELIRAENTALAHNYHPLPVVVARAEGVWVEDVEGRRYLDMLAGYSALNFGHRHPGLVAAAHRQLDEVTLTSRAFHNDRLAGFAEGLAELTGLEMTLPMNTGAEAVESAVKVARKWAYEVKGVAPDRATIIVADGNFHGRTTTIVSFSTDETARGGFGPFTPGFRIVPYNDLAALENAIDETTAAVLIEPIQGEAGVLIPDDGYLAGVRELTRRAGCLFIADEIQSGLGRTGTTLAVDHESVVPDMLLLGKALGGGIVPVSAVVARRDVLGVLRPGEHGSTFGGNPLAAAVGSAVVDLLATGEFQRRAAELGEVLRDGLTGLVGKGVVGFRSRGLWAGVDVDPAIGSGREISERLMAEGILVKDTHGSTIRIAPPLTITREELGSALASLEKVLG
- the ddaH gene encoding dimethylargininase, translating into MPPSRVPRPRRYLVCEPRYFDVKYAINPWMSGNSEVDQDLARSQWNALTDAYRALGHKVESVEPHAELPDMVFAANCALVLDGKVFGSRFHAPQRRLEEEAYAAWFKVAGFDVHRPESVCEGEGDLVPVGGHILAGTGFRTTTEAHREVQEFFGVPVIGLQLVDPYFYHLDTALFVLDDGSDGHPANIAYFPEAFSPGSLAVLRRMFPDAVVATREDAMAFGLNSVSDGRHVLVAPQAEALVGQLAAHGYEPVPVDMSEFHKAGGGIKCCTQEIRA
- a CDS encoding maleylpyruvate isomerase N-terminal domain-containing protein — encoded protein: MNGRPPVTADDLDHAVQLAVAALRQVPGTAWDGNAGTLEWTCWETVEHLADDLFAYAVQLGPRTPPQDREVAFSYGSRRPGGPANSVHADRAAGPDGLLEVLEAGGALLVAMVRTTSPGVRSHHVFGASDPEGFAAMGIVETLVHTHDIAAGLGLTWEPPAGICSRVLARLFPDAPADTAPWPALLWCTGRTDLPGRPRPAIWRWYGAPPA
- a CDS encoding Lrp/AsnC family transcriptional regulator, coding for MTNRSAPFDELDRKIVAALVANARTSFTEIGTAIGLSATAVKRRVDRMRENDIITGFTTTVRPAALGWATEAYVEVYCDGAAPPRRLAEVVRNHPEITAAMTVTGGADALLHVRATDVEHFEEVLERIRAEPFIRKTISYMVLSHLLTGSPEAGAGRAATSGDAGV
- a CDS encoding vWA domain-containing protein, which translates into the protein MGPRRRLTALIALCMAGLWLAAATACAPGRPEPVTLRMLASSELADMAPLLDDLRRDTGITLETDHRGTVDASNELAAHEGRPRYDVAWLSSDRYYLLKAKANGGHGEKPLATNIMRSPVVLGVKRATADRLRKAAAGGRISWADAADAAADGSLRFGMADPRHTNSGLAALVGVATAAAGTGTALRPQDVSCERLHGFFAGHLLTGDASGKLADGYAARQDELNGLITYESELLALNSSGKLREPLEIVYPRDGMVLSDYPLLLLDPSKRAAYDRLVDWLRSGPVQKKIMERTLRRPIDPGVPRIDRLSEPVGNALYFPDDQKVVDRLLADYGDPERDRAAQVIFVLDFSSSMRGERITALRETIDGLAGGDDSPSGKFVRFYRGETLTVMRFGGRVLEERNITYDGPRDLDRLRGVVASDDFAGSTAIWSSLDHAYRAVARDLVDRPERRVSIVLMTDGENNAGMDVDAFVRAHARLPEDARRVRTYTIRYGEADTRELDRGARATGGRMVDATDRSLLSAFKEIRGCVH
- a CDS encoding SpoIIE family protein phosphatase — protein: MDSGVPSVPRQRYPVAGRIPLAVIVVDGDGLVSHWSTGARRLFGPARAEAVGRPAVELLPISGALTGQECDHDGEYGGDGIGPCPGCSAYSGLGQGLDARLGGLTTYPTAGRARVSELGQDRVDVLWWAYPMVGPGEERLLFLAADAGRLGTDEGGVERIAPGFALHTEFPGAEELARRLPEILPSMSVRESTRIVSRILDLGYPVLEFSHHDRVPVTPDWGVPRRAARRARQQVTEQALAAGHPVEEADLEQDLEYAAVRERLEFLNEVSGRIGSSLDLARTIREISSAIVPRFSDVACTYLREEVVAGEGFCDGDPDATTMWHRVAFEHVDEPGRWDDVVPVGESMPFPAHTPFFRCMVSGEPVLVPRITEEMGNAMAEQFDKRDMRPLINGRSMLVAPLKARNVVLGCMILLRHPERPLFNDMDRVTGAELAARAGLVLDNARMYTYQENVAETLQDSMLPQVAPRTAGCDTATRYLPGTQLGRVGGDWFDSVKLPGSRTALVVGDVMGHGLNSAAMMGQLRTAVQTMAALDLPPAQLLRNLDDLAQRLGEHYLATCVYAVYDPVRGELELANAGHVPPVIVRAADGRSELLELPSGAPIGVGGVPFRSVRVAVSPGDRLVMCTDGLVEVRGEDIGVGLATLCESAAHPAASMDEACDTIIRALNTRGGRKDDVALLMARLNGIDPGSVATWELSLEPREAARARRLVRGQLNAWGLGPLTGTAELLVGEVVANAVRHAFGRRAELRLVRADSLLCEVADDDHTLPTLLDARPDDEGGRGLRVLSALSREWGTSRTAGGKTVWFELALP